One window of Populus nigra chromosome 5, ddPopNigr1.1, whole genome shotgun sequence genomic DNA carries:
- the LOC133695126 gene encoding uncharacterized protein LOC133695126 isoform X1, with protein sequence MNTRVRTALQAMKAPLNHVTNKKEKMETQGSITVGAHKPAANRRKANRERKLALLQDVDKLKKKLRHEENVHRALERAFTRPLGALPRLPPYLPLYVLELLAEVAVLEEEVVRLEEQVVNFRQGLYQEAVCISSKKNVENSSDAIDNQPSTTRPKHTRSKSLSLNDTNSATFAARPQPSLARCASSRRLFPSDPIIERSGQSSNRPANGGNHVSGKPNSPSSLVDDEQGKENRSCIASAKVKQSPGKKLAKIMTPVKRTPNKRESVEKSMEPSKLQLEYPKITSRQTR encoded by the exons ATGAACACGAGAGTCCGCACTGCTCTTCAGGCTATGAAAGCTCCTTTAAACCATGTTACTAATAAA AAGGAGAAGATGGAGACTCAAGGGAGCATAACAGTTGGTGCCCATAAACCTGCTGCTAACCGGCGTAAAGCAAACAGGGAAAGGAAATTGGCCTTGCTACAAGAt GTTGATAAGCTTAAAAAGAAGCTTAGACATGAAGAGAATGTTCATAGAGCACTCGAGAGAGCTTTTACTAGGCCTTTGGGAGCTCTACCTCGCTTACCCCCTTATCTGCCTCTATAT gtgTTAGAGCTACTTGCTGAAGTAGCTGTATTAGAAGAGGAAGTTGTTCGGCTTGAAGAGCAAGTAGTGAATTTTAGACAAGGACTCTATCAAGAAGCTGTCTGCATCTCCTCCAAGAAGAATGTGGAGAATTCAAGTGATGCCATTGATAACCAACCATCAACTACTAGACCAAAACATACACGATCAAAATCACTCTCTCTTAATGACACCAACTCAGCAACTTTTGCAGCAAGGCCTCAACCTTCTCTAGCTAGATGCGCTTCAAGTAGAAGGCTGTTTCCCTCTGACCCTATTATTGAGCGCTCGGGGCAGAGTTCTAATAGACCAGCAAATGGAGGAAACCATGTTTCTGGTAAACCCAATTCTCCTTCTTCTCTTGTGGATGATGAACAAGGAAAGGAGAATCGATCATGTATTGCTTCTGCAAAAGTTAAGCAATCTCCGGGTAAGAAGCTGGCAAAAATCATGACTCCAGTGAAGAGAACACCAAACAAGCGGGAATCAGTGGAGAAGAGCATGGAGCCTTCTAAGTTACAG CTCGAATATCCGAAAATAACATCACGCCAAACAAGGTAA
- the LOC133695296 gene encoding uncharacterized protein LOC133695296, giving the protein MRSMASSSSNKGIAAIVGVGPKLGRTIARKFAHEGYTVAILARDLGRLSRFADEIAREEKSQVFAIRIDCSDSRSVREAFEGVLSLGFVEVLVYNAYQPAVYRQPTNFTHIPADSFEKSLAVSSVGAFLCAQQVLPGMVERGKGTILFTGCSASLNGIAGFSELCCGKFALRALSQCLASEFQSQGVHVAHVIIDGVIGPPRGPSSSQRTSVGEQQQQEQQGMGGIGEMMMDPDSLAQTYWHLHVQDRTAWTQEIDLRPSYSINPGFY; this is encoded by the exons ATGCGGAGCATGGCGAGCTCCAGCTCCAATAAAGGCATCGCAGCCATTGTAGGCGTGGGACCGAAGCTCGGCCGGACCATTGCCCGCAAGTTTGCCCATGAAGGCTACACGGTTGCCATCCTTGCCCGTGACTTAG GGAGGCTATCAAGATTTGCAGATGAGATAGCAAGGGAGGAGAAATCTCAAGTTTTTGCAATCAGGATAGACTGCTCGGATTCAAGAAGTGTGAGAGAGGCATTTGAAGGTGTTCTTTCACTTGGATTTGTAGAAGTACTTGTGTACAATGCGTATCAACCAGCAGTCTATCGGCAACCCACCAACTTCACCCATATTCCCGCCGACTCTTTCGAGAAGTCCCTCGCTGTCTCCTCCGTCGGTGCCTTCCTTTGTGCCCAACAG GTTCTTCCGGGCATGGTGGAAAGAGGGAAAGGGACAATTCTATTCACGGGTTGTTCAGCTTCTTTAAATGGCATTGCTGGTTTCTCTGAGCTCT GTTGTGGAAAGTTTGCCTTGAGAGCTCTATCACAATGTTTAGCCAGTGAGTTTCAGTCTCAAGGTGTGCACGTTGCCCATGTTATCATCGATGGTGTGATTGGCCCTCCTAG GGGACCATCAAGCTCTCAGAGAACGTCAGTTGgggaacaacaacaacaagaacaacaagGTATGGGTGGAATTGGAGAGATGATGATGGACCCAGACTCGCTGGCTCAAACCTACTGGCATTTGCATGTTCAAGACCGGACTGCTTGGACCCAGGAGATCGACCTCCGTCCCTCTTACTCCATCAACCCCGGATTCTACTAG
- the LOC133695126 gene encoding uncharacterized protein LOC133695126 isoform X2 encodes MNTRVRTALQAMKAPLNHVTNKEKMETQGSITVGAHKPAANRRKANRERKLALLQDVDKLKKKLRHEENVHRALERAFTRPLGALPRLPPYLPLYVLELLAEVAVLEEEVVRLEEQVVNFRQGLYQEAVCISSKKNVENSSDAIDNQPSTTRPKHTRSKSLSLNDTNSATFAARPQPSLARCASSRRLFPSDPIIERSGQSSNRPANGGNHVSGKPNSPSSLVDDEQGKENRSCIASAKVKQSPGKKLAKIMTPVKRTPNKRESVEKSMEPSKLQLEYPKITSRQTR; translated from the exons ATGAACACGAGAGTCCGCACTGCTCTTCAGGCTATGAAAGCTCCTTTAAACCATGTTACTAATAAA GAGAAGATGGAGACTCAAGGGAGCATAACAGTTGGTGCCCATAAACCTGCTGCTAACCGGCGTAAAGCAAACAGGGAAAGGAAATTGGCCTTGCTACAAGAt GTTGATAAGCTTAAAAAGAAGCTTAGACATGAAGAGAATGTTCATAGAGCACTCGAGAGAGCTTTTACTAGGCCTTTGGGAGCTCTACCTCGCTTACCCCCTTATCTGCCTCTATAT gtgTTAGAGCTACTTGCTGAAGTAGCTGTATTAGAAGAGGAAGTTGTTCGGCTTGAAGAGCAAGTAGTGAATTTTAGACAAGGACTCTATCAAGAAGCTGTCTGCATCTCCTCCAAGAAGAATGTGGAGAATTCAAGTGATGCCATTGATAACCAACCATCAACTACTAGACCAAAACATACACGATCAAAATCACTCTCTCTTAATGACACCAACTCAGCAACTTTTGCAGCAAGGCCTCAACCTTCTCTAGCTAGATGCGCTTCAAGTAGAAGGCTGTTTCCCTCTGACCCTATTATTGAGCGCTCGGGGCAGAGTTCTAATAGACCAGCAAATGGAGGAAACCATGTTTCTGGTAAACCCAATTCTCCTTCTTCTCTTGTGGATGATGAACAAGGAAAGGAGAATCGATCATGTATTGCTTCTGCAAAAGTTAAGCAATCTCCGGGTAAGAAGCTGGCAAAAATCATGACTCCAGTGAAGAGAACACCAAACAAGCGGGAATCAGTGGAGAAGAGCATGGAGCCTTCTAAGTTACAG CTCGAATATCCGAAAATAACATCACGCCAAACAAGGTAA